The Streptomyces sp. NBC_01298 genome contains the following window.
TGCCGTCCTGCCAGAACTGGTAGAGGTCGCGGCCGCAGTAGGCCTCCAGCTCGCCCACGCCCAGCGCGGACAGCACGCCGTACACCGCGTCGAAGAAGTACGCGTTGATCTCCGGGACCCACAGCAGCGCGAAGACGGCCAGCAGGCCGAACGGCGCCAGCGACGCCGCCTGGCGGCGGACCGAGGGGGAGAGCCAGGGCTCGATGATGCCGTAGCCGTCCAGGCCCGGGACCGGCAGGAAGTTCAGGATCGCCGCCGAGACCTGGAGCAGGGCCAGGAAGCCGAGCGCGAAGCGGAACGGGATCGGGACCCCGTCCAGGGCGTTCAGCCAGAACGGGGCCGTGCAGACCGCCGCGAAGGCCACGTTCGTCAGCGGGCCGGCCGCCGAGATGAGGCTGTGCCGCCAGCGGCCCTCGATCCGGTCGCGCTCGATGTACACCGCGCCGCCGGGGAGGCCGATGCCGCCCATGATCACGAAGAGGACGGGCAGGACGAGGCTGAGCAGCGCGTGCGTGTACTTGAGGGGGTTCAGCGTCAGGTAGCCCTTCGCGCCGACGCTGAGGTCGCCGCTGTGCAGGGCGGTGCGGGCGTGCGCGTACTCGTGCAGGCACAGGGAGACGATCCAGGCCGCCGTGACGAAGAGGAAGACGGCCAGACCGGTGCTGGCCGCGTACTCCGTCCACACGGCCCACCCGGTGACCGCCATGACGGCGAAGATGCCGAGGAACACGGGACTGATCCGCCGGTCGCCGCGGTCGTGAGTGCTGTACTGGCTACGGTTGCGACTGCCCTGGGAACCCATGCGGCGAACCTATCCCGGAGGCGGCGCCCGAGGGGGCTCCGGGCCGGAGACAATGGGCCGGTGCGCTACGCGATGCTCGGCACCACCCAGGCCATCCGCGACGACGGGAGCACGGTCCCCGTCGGCGGAGCGCGGCTGCGCGCGCTCCTGACCGCGCTCGCGCTGCGGCCGGGGCGGGCGGTGCCGGCGGCCTCGCTCATCGAAGAGGTCTGGGACGGCGACCCGCCCGCCGACGGCCCCGCGGCGCTCCAGGCGCTGGTGGGGCGGCTGCGCAGGGCGCTGGGGCGCGAGGCGGTGGGGTCCGGAGAGGGCGGCTACTGGCTCGTCGCGGCCCGGGACGACATCGACCTGTACCGCTTCGAGCGGCTCGCGCGGGCCGCTGCGCAGGCCGACCCGGCGGAGGCTGCCGCCCTGTACGACGAGGCCCTCGCCCTGTGGCGGGGCGAACCGCTGAGCTCCCTGCCGGGTTCCGGCACCGGACCGGAGGCCGCCCGCTGGGAGGCGCTACGGCTGGACGCGCGCCGGGGCCGCCTGCACGCCGCGCTGGAGCTGGGGGAGGCGGAGCGGGTCCTGCCGGAGCTGACCGCGCTGTGCGCGGAGCTGCCGCTGGACGAACCCCTCCAGGCCCTGCGCATCCGCGCCCTGCGCGACGCGGGCCGCCCGGCGGCGGCGCTGGCCGCCTACGACGAGGTCCGCCGCGACCTGGCCACCCGCCTGGGCACCACCCCGGGCCCGGCATCAGGACCAGCATCGCCATGCCCTGGACGGCCTGCGGGGTCTTCATGGTGAGGCCCAGCAGGATGAAGATCCACATGAGCGAGGAGCCGAAGACGGCCGCGAGTCCGACGGACAGGAGCAGGTCCAGCACGGAGGTCTTGATCGACAGGCCGAGCAGGAAGCCCATGCCGAGCAGGATGGTGATGGCGACCATCATCCGGCCGAGCTCGACCACGATCTTGGCGATGAGCACCGAGGAGCGGGCGATCGGCATGGACCGGAAGCGGTCCATCACGCCCTTCTTGAAGTCGTCGTTGACCCCGGTGCCGACACCCATGGCGATGTTCATGCCCATCATCGCCATCAGGCCCGGGACCAGGTAGTTGACGTAGTCGCCCTGGTTGCCCTTGCCCGCGATCGCGCCGCCGAAGACGAACACGAACAGCAGCGTGAAGATGATCGGCATGAACAGGACGTCGAACATCGACTCCGGGTCCTGCTTGATCTGCAGGACGTTGCGCCGGGCCAGGGCACCGATGTGCCGCAGGTTGCCCCGCAGGCCGATCCGGCCCTCGTCCGCGAGGACGGGCCCGCCGGCCGGGGCGGCCGCGGTGGGGCTGGGCTTCGTCGTGGTTACGGTGCTCATGCCGCGACCTCCTCGGTCTTCTGGTGGGGGAAGGAGTCCTCGGCGGAGTCCTCGGCGGCGGGCTTCTGCCCGGTGATGGACAGGAACACCTCGTCCAGGCTGGGCAGGTAGGTGCTGATGTCGGAGATCCCGTACCCGCGGGCGGCCAGCAGCCCCACCACGGCGGTCAGCTGCTCGTCGGCCAGGATCGGCACCAGCAGGGCGCCCTCGTCCGGGACGGCCTGGGAACCGGCGACCCCGTCCAGACCGGCCTCCGCCAGGGAGCGGGCCATGCCGGGCAGCTCGGCCGGGTCGGTCGGGCGGATCCGCAGGGTGCGGCCGCCGACGCGGGCCTTCAGCTCGTCGACCTTGCCGTTGGCGATGACCTTGCCCTTGTCGATGACCGTCAGCTCGTTCGCGAGCTGCTCGGCCTCCTCCATGTACTGGGTGGTGAGCAGCACGGTGGCCCCCTCGGCGACCATCCGCTGCACCTCGTCCCACACCTCGTTGCGGGTGCGCGGGTCCAGACCGGTGGTCGGCTCGTCCAGGTACAGCACGGCCGGGCTGCCGATCATCGAGGCGGCCAGGTCGAGCCGGCGCCGCATGCCGCCGGAGTAGGTCATCACGGCCTTCTTGGCGGCGTCCGTGAGGGAGAAGCGCTCCAGCAGTTCGTCCGCGCGGCTGCGGGAGTCCTTGCGGGACAGGTCCAGCAGGCGGCCGATCATGTAGAGGTTCTCCCAGCCGGAGAGCTTCTCGTCGACCGAGGCGTACTGGCCGGTCAGGCCTATGGTCCGGCGCAGCTGCCGCGGCTGGCGGACCACGTCGAAGCCGGCGACCCGGGCGGTGCCGGCGTCGGGGGTGATCAGGGTGGAGAGGATGCGGACCAGGGTGGTCTTGCCGGCTCCGTTGGGGCCGAGGACCCCGAGGACGGTTCCCTCGCGGACATCGAGGTCCACACCGTCGAGGGCCTTGGTCTCGCCGTAGTGCTTGACCAGCCCCCGGACCTCTACGGCGTTCGAGCCGCTCAGGGGATTCTTGTCGTTTCGCGTCATGTCCACCATGGGACCAGACGCCACTGACAAAGCACCTACAGACGACCGACAGGCCACCGACAGGCCATTGACAGGGCCACTGACGGCCCGCCCGCGGAGCACCGACGGAACATCGGCGGGTCCGCGGGCGGGCCTGTCGCGAGCGAGCGGGCGGACTAGTGGAAGGCGTGCTGCTCCTGCGGGAACGTTCCGCCGACCACGTCCTCGGCGAAGGCCTTCGCCGCGTCGCCCATCGTCGCGCGGAGGTTCGCGTACTGCTTGACGAACTTCGGCATCTTCCCGCCGGTCAGCCCCATCATGTCCGTCCACACCAGCACCTGCGCGTCGCACTCCGCGCCCGCGCCGATGCCGACCGTCGGAATGTGCAGGGACCGGGTGACCTCGGCGGCCAGCTCGGCCGGGACCAGCTCCAGGACCACCGCGAAGGCGCCCGCGTCCTGCGCCGCCTTCGCGTCGCGCAGCAGCCGGTGCGCGGCCTCGTCGCCGCGGCCCTGCACCCGGTAGCCCATGGCGTTCACGGACTGCGGGGTCAGGCCCAGGTGGGACATGACGGGGATGCCCGACTGCACGATCAGCTCGGTCTGGGCCAGCGAGCGCTCGCCGCCCTCCAGCTTCACCGCTCCGACCCCGGCCTCCTTGACGAGCCGGGTGGCGCTGCGCAGCGCCTGTACGGGGCCCTCCTGGTAGGAGCCGAAGGGCAGGTCGCCGACGATCAGGGCCCGGCTGGTGCCGCGTACGACGGCCGCCGACAGCAGGGTCATCTCGTCCATCGTCACCGGGACGGTGGTCTCGTAGCCGAGGTGACAGTTGCCCATCGAGTCGCCGACGAGCATGACCGGGATGCCGGCCTCGTCGAACACGGACGCCGTCATGGCGTCGTAGGCGGTGAGCATGGGCCACTTCTCGCCGCGTTCCTTGGCGAGGGTGAGGTCGCGGACGGTGATGCGCCGGGTGCCCGTGCCTCCGTACAGGGTGGGGGAGGAGGCTTCGCGGGCAGGCGAAACGGCATGCGTCATTGCAACTGCTCCTTGATGTTCATCTCGAGGCACCCTTACGGCGTCCCCGGACTCACCACCATGGTGGCACTCCCGGGGCCCGGGCGGGAAGTGGCACGAGCCACGTGCGAGTCCCCGGTCGCCGGGGCGGCCGGGCCGCGGGGCAATGTGCGCGTTTGGTGACAAGCGGAACCCCGCCCGCTGGGACGTTCGTCCTCCCGGACGTACGGTCGACACAATCGGCGCGGAACCCTCCGTCCATCGCCTAGGGTCAAGAGGCGGGGACGGAGCGCGAGCACGGCAGCGAGGGCAGTGGCATGGCACAGGCGTACATGACGGAGACGGGGAGCAACGGCTCGGAGCCCGAGCCTTCCCGAGCTGGTCTCCGGCGCCGGCTGGCCGAACTGCGGCGGGATCCGGGCATCTGGCGCCGCGGGATCGTGCTCGCCGCGCTCGCCCTGCTGATCTCGCTCGTCATGATCTTCCACGCCGAGCTGCCCAACGACATCGGCAACCTCGGCAGCCTCACCGAGACCTTCCTGCCCTGGCTGGGCCTGGCCGTCCCGCTGCTGTTCGCCGCCGCGCTCTTCCGCAAGTCCGCGACCGCGCTGATCGCGATACTGCTGACCGCCGCGGTCTGGGCGAACCTCTTCGGAGGCCTGGTCACCGACAAGGCGCGGACCGGCGGGAACCTCACGGTCGCCACCCACAACGTCGACGCCGACAACGCCGACCCCGCCGGCACCGCCGCCTCGGTCGCCGGGGCCGGAGCCGACGTCCTGGCCCTGACCGAGCTCAAGGGCAGCGTCGTCCCGGTCTACGAGAAGGCCCTCGCGGGGACGTACAAGTACCACTCGGTCGAAGGCACCGTCGGACTCTGGAGCAAGTACCCGCTGGTGTCCAGCAAGCCCGTGGACATCAAGATGGGCTGGACCCGGGCCATGCGCGCCACCGTCAAGACCCCCTACGGAGACGTGGCCGCCTTCGTGGCGCACCTTCCCTCGGTCCGGGTCAAGCTCAACGCCGGCTTCACCGCCAACCAGCGCGACAACAGCGCCGACGCGCTCGGCGCCGCGCTCGCCGCCGAACCGCTGCAGCGGGTCATCCTGCTCGGCGACCTCAACGGAACGGTCAACGACCGGGCCCTGTCCGAGGTCACCTCGCAGCTGCGTTCCACCCAGGGCGCGTCCGGCGACGGCTTCGGCTTCAGCTGGCCCGCGCAGTTCCCGATGGCCCGCATCGACCAGATCCTGGTCCGCGGGGTCACTCCCGAGGCCTCCTGGACCCTGCCCCGCACGGGCAGCGACCACCTCCCCATCGCGGCCCGGGTCACCGTCAGGCCGTAAGGGCGTCCCTGCGATACTCCCCTGACGATCGACTGGGGGGTGGGATCGCAGTGCTGACCTGGATGTTCCGTGCGTTCGGGGTGCTCGCCTGGCTGGCCTTCACGGCAGCCGGGATCTGGGCCCTCGGCCTGCACCGCGGTGCGCTGCCGCCCTACACGGGCGTACTGGTCCTCGGCTGGACCGGGGTGGCCGCCCTCTGGGGGCGGGCCCTGACGCTGCCCGCTCTCCGGCAGGGGACGGGCGTGGCGGGCGGGGAGCCGGAGCCGACCGGGTCCGTGGGCCCGGCCGCGGTGTGGCTGCGCCACGCGGCGGCGCTGCTCGCGCTGATCGTGTCGACCACCGCGCTCACCGTGATCGGTACGGCGGGCGGAGACGGCACTGTCCGCGCCGTGAAGGAGGCCGGGCCGGTGGTCAGTACCGCCACCGTGACCGAGGTGGCGCGGGCGCACGTCCGCTACGAACGGAAGAAGCCGAAGGGATACCGGTCGACGCTGGTCCTGCGGACCCCGGACGGGACCAGGATCACCGCCCGGGACGTCGAGACCCTCGCGGAACCGCTCCCCGGCAAGACGTACGAGGTGCTCTGGGCGCCGTCGGCGCCGGAACTCGGCGGGTTCGCGGACCCCCGGTTCGGCGTGTCGAAGTACCTGGACGACCGCTGGGGGTGGACGGTCGCCTCCTGGGGATGGCTGGGCGGGGCCGCCGTGCTCATCCTGGCCGTCATGCTGCCGCTCATGTCCATGACGGGCACGCGCGCGCTGCACCGGCTGGCGCGTCGGCCCCTGCCGCAGTTCGTACAGGCGGCCGTGGTGACGGTCCTCTTCGTGGTCCTGCAACGGGTGCTGACCGGCAGGGTCGACTGGAACCCGGCCTCCTCGCTGCTCGGGGGGCTGGCGCTGCTGGTGACGGCCGTGACCGTGCTGGTGGTCGCCCTGCTGCGCGACCACCAGCGTCACCCCGCGGGCGTCACGCCCGCTCGCGCCAGCCGTTCGTGATGGGCAGCCGGCGGTCCTTGCCGAAGCCCTTCGCGGAGATCTTCGTACCCGGCGGGTACTGCCGGCGCTTGTACTCGGCGGTGTCCACCATCCGCAGGGTCTTCGCGACCAGCTCGGGGTCGTACCCCGCCGCGACGATCGCCTCCAGGCCCTGGTCGCGGTCCACGTACAGCTCCAGGATCCCGTCGAGCACGGGGTAGTCCGGCAGCGAGTCCGTGTCCACCTGCCCGGGGCGCAGTTCGGCGCTCGGCGGCTTGACGATGGAGTTCTCCGGGATCGGCGGGGTCTCGCCGCGCTCCGCCGCCGCCCGGTTGCGGTACTCGGCGAGGCGGAAGACGTCCGTCTTGTACACGTCCTTGATGGGGCCGTAGGCGCCCACCGAGTCCCCGTACAGCGTGGAGTAGCCGACGGCCAGCTCCGACTTGTTGCCCGGGGCCAGCACGATGTGGCCCTCCTGGTTGGAGAGCGCCATCAGCAGGGTGCCGCGCAGCCGGGACTGGAGGTTCTCCTCGGCGAGGCCGGTCAGGGCCAGCGCACCCATGTACGCGTCGAACATCGGCTCGATCGACACGGTCCGGAAGTTCAGGCCGGTCCGCGTCGCCAGCTCCGCCGCGTCGCCCCGGGAGTGCTCCGAGGAGTACTTGGACGGCATCGAGACGCCGTGCACGTTCTGCGCGCCGATCGCGTCGCAGGCGATCGCGGCGACGAGGGCGGAGTCGATGCCGCCGGACAGGCCGATCAGGACCGACCGGAACCCGTTCTTGCGCACGTACGCGCGCAGCCCCACGACCAGCGCGTCGTAGATCTCCTCGTCGTCCTCCAGCCGGTCGGCGTAACCGCCCGTCACGACCGGCTCGTACGGCTCCACCGGCTCCTC
Protein-coding sequences here:
- a CDS encoding NAD+ synthase, whose translation is MPQLRLALNQIDSQVGNIAANADSVVHWTRHSAEQGAHLVAFPEMVLTGYPVEDLALRGSFVEASRTALLDLARRLAAEGFGDLPVVVGYLDRTEKAAPRLGRPAGSPENAAAVLYGGQVVLRFGKHHLPNYGVFDEFRYFVPGDTQPVIRVRGVDVALAICEDLWQEGGRVPATRSAGAGLLISVNASPYERNKDDLRLELVRKRAQEAGCTLAYLAMIGGQDELVFDGDSIVVDSAGEVIARAPQFSEGCVLVDLDLPAASATPVEGIVDDGLRIDRVILTEEPVEPYEPVVTGGYADRLEDDEEIYDALVVGLRAYVRKNGFRSVLIGLSGGIDSALVAAIACDAIGAQNVHGVSMPSKYSSEHSRGDAAELATRTGLNFRTVSIEPMFDAYMGALALTGLAEENLQSRLRGTLLMALSNQEGHIVLAPGNKSELAVGYSTLYGDSVGAYGPIKDVYKTDVFRLAEYRNRAAAERGETPPIPENSIVKPPSAELRPGQVDTDSLPDYPVLDGILELYVDRDQGLEAIVAAGYDPELVAKTLRMVDTAEYKRRQYPPGTKISAKGFGKDRRLPITNGWRERA
- a CDS encoding endonuclease/exonuclease/phosphatase family protein, giving the protein MAQAYMTETGSNGSEPEPSRAGLRRRLAELRRDPGIWRRGIVLAALALLISLVMIFHAELPNDIGNLGSLTETFLPWLGLAVPLLFAAALFRKSATALIAILLTAAVWANLFGGLVTDKARTGGNLTVATHNVDADNADPAGTAASVAGAGADVLALTELKGSVVPVYEKALAGTYKYHSVEGTVGLWSKYPLVSSKPVDIKMGWTRAMRATVKTPYGDVAAFVAHLPSVRVKLNAGFTANQRDNSADALGAALAAEPLQRVILLGDLNGTVNDRALSEVTSQLRSTQGASGDGFGFSWPAQFPMARIDQILVRGVTPEASWTLPRTGSDHLPIAARVTVRP
- a CDS encoding site-2 protease family protein; its protein translation is MGSQGSRNRSQYSTHDRGDRRISPVFLGIFAVMAVTGWAVWTEYAASTGLAVFLFVTAAWIVSLCLHEYAHARTALHSGDLSVGAKGYLTLNPLKYTHALLSLVLPVLFVIMGGIGLPGGAVYIERDRIEGRWRHSLISAAGPLTNVAFAAVCTAPFWLNALDGVPIPFRFALGFLALLQVSAAILNFLPVPGLDGYGIIEPWLSPSVRRQAASLAPFGLLAVFALLWVPEINAYFFDAVYGVLSALGVGELEAYCGRDLYQFWQDGNGFCAAS
- a CDS encoding ATP-binding cassette domain-containing protein, with the translated sequence MVDMTRNDKNPLSGSNAVEVRGLVKHYGETKALDGVDLDVREGTVLGVLGPNGAGKTTLVRILSTLITPDAGTARVAGFDVVRQPRQLRRTIGLTGQYASVDEKLSGWENLYMIGRLLDLSRKDSRSRADELLERFSLTDAAKKAVMTYSGGMRRRLDLAASMIGSPAVLYLDEPTTGLDPRTRNEVWDEVQRMVAEGATVLLTTQYMEEAEQLANELTVIDKGKVIANGKVDELKARVGGRTLRIRPTDPAELPGMARSLAEAGLDGVAGSQAVPDEGALLVPILADEQLTAVVGLLAARGYGISDISTYLPSLDEVFLSITGQKPAAEDSAEDSFPHQKTEEVAA
- the panB gene encoding 3-methyl-2-oxobutanoate hydroxymethyltransferase, translated to MTHAVSPAREASSPTLYGGTGTRRITVRDLTLAKERGEKWPMLTAYDAMTASVFDEAGIPVMLVGDSMGNCHLGYETTVPVTMDEMTLLSAAVVRGTSRALIVGDLPFGSYQEGPVQALRSATRLVKEAGVGAVKLEGGERSLAQTELIVQSGIPVMSHLGLTPQSVNAMGYRVQGRGDEAAHRLLRDAKAAQDAGAFAVVLELVPAELAAEVTRSLHIPTVGIGAGAECDAQVLVWTDMMGLTGGKMPKFVKQYANLRATMGDAAKAFAEDVVGGTFPQEQHAFH